ATACCAGCCCCGCTTCAGGACCTCTCTGACCTTCAGGCACTGGTCCGCGGGCAGGCCCTTCATGCCCCGGTTGGCGGCGTAGGCGTCGACCTGAAGCAGCAGCCCGCCGTAGTAGCACAGGGCCGGGAAGACAGCCGCCATCATAACCTGGGCATAGGTGAAGCCGGACATGGCCACCATCACAAAGACAATGGAACCCATGACAGGGGGCATCAGAATGCCGCCTGTGGCGGCCACCGCCTCGATGCCGCCGGCATAGACCGCGTCGTAGCCGGACTTCTTCATGGCGGGAATCGTGATGGAGCCGGAGGAGACGACGTTGGAGATGGGAGAGCCGGAGAGCATGCCGAAAAAGGCGGAGGTCAGAACGGCCACCTTGGCTGTGCCTCCCCGGTACTTGCCGCACAGGGCCTGGGCCAGATCGATGAAGAACGGGCCCGCGCCGGAGCAGATGAGCAGGTTGGCAAACATCAAAAAGCCGATCAGGATGGTGCCGGTGATGTTGCCGGGCAGGCCGGAAATCCCCTCCGAGCCGTAGCAGTAATAGCTGAACAGCGTTTTGAGGTCAAAGCCGATGCCCGCCAGCATACCGGGCAGGTGCTCGCAGATCAGCGGATAGAGGCCAAAGACAATGCAGATGATGAAAAATGCCCGTCCTGCTCCCCGGCGGACCATCTCAAGCAGCATCAGGGAGTAGATCACCGCCAGGGCCAGCTTAAAATTGTCGGGAGCCGGAACCCAGCCCACCATATTGATTTCCGTTCCGTGGACCGCAAAATACAGCGGTATGGCCAGCGCCAAAAGCGTCAGCACATAGTCAAACCACGGAATGCGGTTTGCATATTTTTTCGTCGCGGGGGTCAGCAGGAACGCGCTGCAGCCAAAGACCGCAAAGATGGTGTAGTAATAGGTAGTCGCGGACATGACCCCGAACCAGCGCAGGTGCATCATGTAATAGCATGCGATGAGGATTCCGATGATGGAGAGGATGGTAAACCCGTGCCTGACCAGCGGGGGCATGGTGGCAAGGCGGGAGTTGTCCTTGTTGACCTCCTCTTCCGCCTCGATTTTCCGTTTTTCATCCCTCACCTCATCCTCCTGCAGTTTTTTATCGTCCAAATCCATTGAGAGCCCTCCTCATTGATCTGTAAGGGAAGCGTGGGGCAGAGCGCAAAGCCTGCGCTCTGCCCGCGTTGCTGTTTCTTCCGTCTGAGAGGATGTTCGGTTAAAACCCGGCGGCAAGGGCCTCAGCGATCTCAGCGTCGCTCATGATGACGACCGGGGGAAGGTCCTTGTTCGCCTTGAACTCCTCCCAGTAGTCCAGCCACTCCTGGTTCTGGGTGTCGATCTTGATGCCGTCGGCGCGGGCCGCGTCCAGGCACTCGCTGTAGGCGGCGGCATACTTGTCGATCACCTTGATGTTGTATTCCTGGCGGGCGTCATCGGCCTCGGTCCACTTTCCAAGCTCCTTAAAGTACTGGATGGTGCCCTCGGCAATGGGGATAAACGCACGGCTCATGACTTCCCGGGCATAGTCCACGGACCAGTAGTAGGCATAGGTGTCAAAAGCGCCCTGGATATCCTCCTGATGCTCCGCAAAGAACTTGACCATATTGTAGATCAATTCCTGATCCGCGTCCTCAGAGGTGAGCCAGCCGCCGTCCGAACCCACTCCGTATTTTCCGATGGCATCATCTATTCCAAGGGGAATCTTGCTGAAATTGTAGACCGGCATCTTGGACTGGAAGGCCTTGCACCAATCGGGATAGAGCTCGGGGTTGAAGTCCAGGACCCGGATGCCCTGCGGGGCGGAGGACGCTTCGACGATGGAGCTGGAGACCGGGGTGACGTAGCCGCACAGCTCAGCGGCGCCCGTGGTGACCAGCTTGGGCATTTCGCCGTAGGAGGAGCAGTGGATCCAGTTCATTTCATCTCCGCTTACGCCCGTGGCAGCGGCAAGGGCGGCCTTTACATTCTCCATGGCGGAATCAATCGTGCAGGCCACGGCTGTGTCCTTGGTGATGTCCGTGGGCTTTTCGATTTTGGAGTCGCCCCGGACAAACATGACGAAGATGGACTCGAAATCAGGCCAGACCCAGCGCACCTGATACGGGCCGCCGTCTTCCGTCGCATAGCCGAACCGGGCGTTCACCAGCGTGGCGGCGTCGCCCATGCTGTCATAGGTCATGAGGGTCTCCCCATTTTTGACCCGCTGGAACTTGGTGGCGTTGGAGTCCTCCGGAAGCAGGCGGACCTTGGTGTAACCGGTGCCCTCCAGGATGTTGGACCAGGCAAGGGTGCCGGCGTAGGCGGTGGTGCCGCTGCCGGTGATGCTCAGCTTGACCATGTTGGGCCACTCATAGTCGCCCGCGGCCGATTGGCTGCCGCTTCCGCTGCCTTCGGGAGTGGACGCGGCTCCACCTCCACCGCAGGCGCCAAGGGAGAGAGCTATTGCAAGGGCAAGAATCAGGGGCAGAACCTTTTTCATCGTTTTTCTCCTTCCTGTTTGTGATATGCCGCCGCAGCGCGGCCGTACATCAGGGTGTGGGCGCTCAGCAGGGGCGCTTGACATATTCGCCCGCAGCGGCGCCAAGGATCTTGCCGGCTTCATAGACCTTTCTGCCCCGCAGAATGGTGGCAACGGGCCAGCCCTTGAGGGACACGCCCTCAAACACGGTATACTCCTGGGCGGAGAAGTCCTCTCCGGCGTGGACGGTCTTTTCAAGATTCAGGTCGATCAGGGCAAAGTCCGCGTCCGCCCCCACCTCCATGCTGCCCTTTTTGGGCCAGGCGGCGTGGGCCTTGGCCGGGTTGGAGGAGACCAGCTCGGCAATGCGGGGCAGGGACAGGCCGTGCTTAAAGTGCCCCTCGGAGATCATGAAGGGATAGATGAGGGAGGTGCCGCCAAAGCCGCAGCAGGCGCCCCACATATCCTCCCTGGGCTTCAGGGCGATGGGCGTGTTGGCGTGGTCGGAGCCGACCCAGTTGATCTCGCCCTTTGCCAGAGCCTCCCAGAGCGCCGCGTTGTCCGCGGCGGTGCGCAGCGGCGGGTTCACTTT
This window of the Dysosmobacter acutus genome carries:
- a CDS encoding TAXI family TRAP transporter solute-binding subunit — its product is MKKVLPLILALAIALSLGACGGGGAASTPEGSGSGSQSAAGDYEWPNMVKLSITGSGTTAYAGTLAWSNILEGTGYTKVRLLPEDSNATKFQRVKNGETLMTYDSMGDAATLVNARFGYATEDGGPYQVRWVWPDFESIFVMFVRGDSKIEKPTDITKDTAVACTIDSAMENVKAALAAATGVSGDEMNWIHCSSYGEMPKLVTTGAAELCGYVTPVSSSIVEASSAPQGIRVLDFNPELYPDWCKAFQSKMPVYNFSKIPLGIDDAIGKYGVGSDGGWLTSEDADQELIYNMVKFFAEHQEDIQGAFDTYAYYWSVDYAREVMSRAFIPIAEGTIQYFKELGKWTEADDARQEYNIKVIDKYAAAYSECLDAARADGIKIDTQNQEWLDYWEEFKANKDLPPVVIMSDAEIAEALAAGF
- a CDS encoding TRAP transporter permease — its product is MDLDDKKLQEDEVRDEKRKIEAEEEVNKDNSRLATMPPLVRHGFTILSIIGILIACYYMMHLRWFGVMSATTYYYTIFAVFGCSAFLLTPATKKYANRIPWFDYVLTLLALAIPLYFAVHGTEINMVGWVPAPDNFKLALAVIYSLMLLEMVRRGAGRAFFIICIVFGLYPLICEHLPGMLAGIGFDLKTLFSYYCYGSEGISGLPGNITGTILIGFLMFANLLICSGAGPFFIDLAQALCGKYRGGTAKVAVLTSAFFGMLSGSPISNVVSSGSITIPAMKKSGYDAVYAGGIEAVAATGGILMPPVMGSIVFVMVAMSGFTYAQVMMAAVFPALCYYGGLLLQVDAYAANRGMKGLPADQCLKVREVLKRGWYVVVVLIFLCVGLVFFRWGEITPYYASGLLIVLSWFDKNPKNRLTPKNLYKACALIGKAITQICALMLPFTFIIAGLITTGMAASFATSITRLGGENVVAVVALTIVACYLMGIMGMDIVAYMFFAVSVAPALVGAGLDKMAVHLFLIYYPLLAVITPPVATVAFVASSVAGAPAMKTGWKACQLGCVVYFLPLYFLYEPAILLQGGNLLISLYHMAFVALGTFTLASGLGGYMIKLGRMYNMFERLLFCLGGILIAFPRTNITLIGLAFMIAGFVLHRISAKKSAGGPGAPQIIP